The Methanofervidicoccus sp. A16 genome has a segment encoding these proteins:
- the gatD gene encoding Glu-tRNA(Gln) amidotransferase subunit GatD, with amino-acid sequence MDNYQIGDLVSVKTENTQYTGIVMPSLDEDILVIKMKNGYNVGISKRRIVSIKKIEGGETPKYTKPEIALEKRENLKNISILSTGGTVASRVDYNTGAVHPAFTAEDLILTFPELLEIGNISGRPLMNILSENILPLHWKRIAEEIKREVESGAEGIVITHGTDTMHYTSAALSFMVETNIPIVLVGAQRSSDRPSSDASLNLISAVMAATEPIKGVYVVMHGESGDTFTYLHEGVKVRKCHTSRRDAFRSVNTIPLAKIYPTLRKIEYLKDVERVEGEDPKVEINTNLEERVALVKVYPGIDGEIINYYVDRGYKGILLEGTGLGHAPETIFDNIKYAVDRGVLVTMTSQCINGRVNMNVYSNGRKLLRLGVIPCEDVLPEVALVKMMYLLGNYPLEEAKRLLTKNLKGEITPSTRFDCY; translated from the coding sequence ATGGACAACTATCAAATTGGAGACCTAGTCTCTGTAAAAACAGAAAATACTCAATATACAGGTATAGTAATGCCCTCCTTAGATGAAGATATCCTCGTTATCAAGATGAAAAATGGATACAACGTAGGTATTTCAAAGAGGCGGATAGTATCCATAAAAAAGATAGAAGGTGGAGAAACTCCAAAGTATACAAAACCAGAGATTGCCCTTGAAAAGAGGGAAAACCTAAAAAACATCTCTATTCTATCCACTGGTGGTACTGTTGCGTCACGGGTGGATTACAACACTGGTGCAGTTCATCCAGCATTTACTGCAGAGGATTTAATACTTACATTTCCAGAGTTGTTGGAGATTGGAAATATATCAGGTAGGCCCCTTATGAACATACTAAGTGAGAATATATTACCTCTCCATTGGAAAAGGATTGCAGAGGAGATAAAAAGAGAGGTGGAAAGTGGAGCAGAGGGGATCGTTATAACCCACGGTACCGATACTATGCACTACACATCTGCTGCACTTTCCTTTATGGTAGAAACTAACATACCTATCGTACTCGTAGGTGCCCAGAGGAGTAGTGATAGGCCCTCCTCAGACGCCTCTCTGAACCTTATATCTGCAGTGATGGCTGCCACGGAACCTATAAAAGGAGTCTACGTTGTTATGCATGGAGAAAGTGGAGACACCTTTACATACCTCCACGAGGGTGTAAAGGTTAGGAAGTGCCACACCTCCAGAAGGGACGCCTTTAGATCTGTGAATACTATACCCCTTGCAAAGATATACCCAACTTTAAGAAAGATAGAGTATCTAAAGGATGTAGAAAGGGTAGAGGGAGAGGATCCTAAGGTTGAAATAAACACCAATTTAGAGGAGAGAGTGGCCCTAGTAAAGGTATATCCAGGAATAGATGGGGAGATAATTAACTATTATGTAGATAGGGGGTATAAAGGTATCCTACTTGAAGGCACCGGGTTAGGACATGCTCCAGAGACTATCTTCGATAACATAAAGTATGCTGTAGATAGGGGTGTTTTAGTGACTATGACCTCCCAGTGTATAAATGGTAGGGTAAATATGAACGTATACTCCAATGGTAGAAAACTTCTAAGGTTAGGTGTAATACCCTGTGAGGACGTGCTCCCTGAAGTGGCGTTAGTTAAGATGATGTATCTACTTGGAAACTATCCATTGGAAGAGGCTAAGAGGCTACTAACTAAGAACCTCAAGGGAGAGATAACACCATCTACAAGGTTTGACTGCTACTAA
- a CDS encoding MTH895/ArsE family thioredoxin-like protein — MIIRVLGTGCPKCKKTYENVKKAVEELGIDAEIIKVENIDEISEWVMLTPGVVFDDVVVFEGKIPTVEDVKRGLKEYLEG; from the coding sequence GTGATAATCAGAGTACTAGGAACAGGATGTCCCAAGTGTAAGAAAACCTATGAGAATGTTAAGAAGGCTGTAGAGGAGTTAGGTATAGATGCAGAAATTATAAAGGTTGAAAACATAGACGAGATATCTGAATGGGTAATGCTTACTCCAGGGGTGGTTTTTGACGATGTCGTAGTATTTGAGGGGAAGATACCAACTGTAGAGGATGTAAAGAGAGGATTAAAGGAGTATCTAGAAGGTTAA
- a CDS encoding permease has protein sequence MDISELLIYTLNTMIKTILDYLSINRVIALTFSFLMAGGIATMINRQFILKYFGPDTPKRISYLVAAVSGCILAVCSCTILPLISSLYKRGGSIGPVTTLLFSAPAINVLAIFYSAAVFGWDIGFLRALYAVSFSIVIGLAMELLFERGGKKRESKGIRRSVSSITSRPWYQTLTFFLIQLLILIVITASPKFVPLLNIPVYGGILTKHIVTAILIVILAIVVKRWYKPEEIKAWLLESYILMKMLFPLLIIGVAIAGLISVFVPPEYISRYVGGNSIFSNFIASLVGALMYFATLTEVPIVKTLMDLGMGVGPAMALLLAGPSLSIPTVLTISRVFGSIKAITYLALVVILSTFAGYITGIILQ, from the coding sequence ATGGACATCTCGGAACTACTTATCTACACCCTAAACACCATGATAAAAACAATATTGGATTACCTAAGTATCAATAGAGTGATAGCATTAACATTTTCCTTTCTTATGGCAGGTGGTATTGCTACGATGATAAATAGGCAATTTATATTGAAGTACTTCGGTCCAGATACACCTAAGAGGATATCCTACCTCGTTGCCGCCGTAAGTGGATGTATCCTTGCAGTATGTTCCTGTACTATTCTACCACTGATCTCCAGTCTCTACAAGCGGGGAGGAAGTATAGGGCCTGTTACCACCTTACTCTTTTCAGCACCTGCTATTAACGTCCTTGCAATTTTTTACTCTGCCGCAGTTTTTGGATGGGACATTGGATTTTTAAGGGCATTATATGCTGTATCCTTCTCTATAGTTATAGGTCTAGCCATGGAATTACTTTTTGAAAGAGGGGGTAAAAAGAGAGAGAGTAAAGGTATAAGGAGAAGTGTAAGTAGTATTACCTCTAGACCTTGGTATCAAACTCTGACATTTTTCCTAATACAGTTGTTGATACTCATCGTTATAACAGCCTCTCCAAAGTTTGTACCTCTTCTAAATATACCTGTCTATGGTGGAATACTAACTAAACATATTGTTACAGCCATCCTCATTGTAATCTTGGCTATAGTGGTAAAGAGATGGTATAAACCTGAGGAGATAAAAGCCTGGCTCCTAGAGAGTTATATCTTAATGAAGATGCTATTCCCTCTCCTAATAATAGGGGTGGCCATTGCAGGCTTAATAAGTGTATTCGTTCCACCTGAGTACATTAGTAGATACGTTGGTGGAAACTCCATATTTTCTAACTTCATAGCCTCCCTAGTAGGAGCCCTTATGTACTTTGCAACATTGACCGAGGTGCCTATTGTAAAAACGTTGATGGACCTAGGGATGGGTGTTGGGCCTGCTATGGCTCTACTCTTAGCAGGTCCAAGTTTAAGTATCCCTACTGTACTTACAATCTCTAGGGTATTTGGAAGTATAAAGGCTATTACCTACTTAGCCCTTGTAGTGATACTCTCCACATTTGCAGGGTATATCACTGGTATTATATTACAATAA
- a CDS encoding HAD family hydrolase, whose translation MLDIPNYKRITARNVIFDLNGTLAVDGHIDKEVLDLLKELSKTYKIVVLTADTLGNAKEIFKELDSITLEVIRDTEEKTEVAKKYTPYIGIGNGNNDIGVFKNAELSIAVIGREGCSAKLLLSADVVVCDIVDAINLLLKEKRLIATLRG comes from the coding sequence ATGTTAGACATTCCAAACTACAAGAGAATCACAGCCAGAAATGTTATATTCGATTTAAACGGTACATTAGCAGTAGACGGACATATAGATAAAGAGGTATTGGATCTCTTGAAAGAACTAAGTAAAACTTACAAGATAGTTGTTCTAACTGCAGATACCCTTGGAAATGCCAAGGAAATATTTAAGGAATTGGATAGTATAACCTTGGAGGTTATAAGAGATACTGAAGAAAAAACAGAAGTTGCCAAAAAATACACTCCATACATTGGAATAGGCAACGGCAACAACGATATAGGAGTATTTAAAAATGCAGAGTTAAGTATAGCAGTTATAGGAAGAGAGGGATGTAGTGCTAAACTCCTCCTCTCTGCAGATGTTGTAGTATGTGATATAGTTGATGCCATAAATCTACTACTGAAGGAAAAAAGATTGATAGCAACACTTAGGGGGTAG
- a CDS encoding AI-2E family transporter yields MDNTEFKILTRIFVASVFLLVLYLIYPFIDAIALSCAFAYMGKPIYDGVRKYLGRSTSALICLLIFIIPTVLVGIIVLRDLTMFILQIDIQSAINSLNTTLTEISNQLGYNLHINEGTVVKNILQIWTYLEPHIRELAFQVMALPILLIKVLVILFLTYYLLKDGDVIKKVIISHVPKEYHQKTEIFLDKLNESYKNLFIGNALTSIVIGIMAGIGFYIFNVPNPFILAVLTGIFALLPVVGGWTVYIPLSLYYILIGEILKGIGIFIFGSIFLSLLPDFVVRPLIVKNESNIHPSLVLIAFLMGPLTLGLGGFAIGPLIIGAFDAICRIKLEEEKYKDEENNQTI; encoded by the coding sequence ATGGATAATACAGAGTTTAAAATATTAACGAGAATCTTTGTGGCATCTGTATTTCTCCTAGTTTTATATTTAATATATCCTTTTATAGACGCTATAGCCCTCTCCTGCGCATTTGCATATATGGGCAAACCTATATACGATGGAGTTAGGAAATACCTTGGAAGATCTACTTCTGCGCTGATCTGTCTTCTTATTTTTATAATTCCAACGGTACTAGTAGGTATTATAGTGTTGAGAGATTTAACAATGTTTATACTTCAGATAGATATTCAGAGTGCTATTAACTCTTTAAATACCACTTTAACTGAAATATCCAACCAACTAGGTTATAACCTCCATATAAACGAAGGTACTGTAGTAAAAAATATATTACAGATTTGGACATATTTAGAGCCTCATATAAGAGAATTGGCATTTCAAGTTATGGCTCTTCCAATACTTCTTATAAAGGTACTTGTAATTTTGTTTTTAACCTATTATCTTTTAAAAGATGGAGATGTCATTAAAAAAGTAATAATTTCCCATGTTCCTAAGGAATATCATCAAAAGACAGAGATATTCTTGGATAAACTAAATGAATCTTATAAAAATTTGTTCATAGGCAATGCTTTAACATCCATTGTTATCGGAATCATGGCAGGTATAGGGTTCTACATATTTAACGTACCTAATCCTTTCATATTAGCAGTTTTAACAGGTATATTTGCACTGTTGCCAGTAGTAGGAGGCTGGACTGTTTATATACCTTTATCTTTGTACTATATCTTAATAGGGGAGATCTTAAAAGGTATAGGGATATTTATCTTTGGCTCAATATTTCTATCCCTTCTACCTGATTTCGTAGTAAGACCTCTTATCGTAAAAAATGAGAGTAATATCCATCCTTCTCTCGTTTTAATAGCCTTCTTAATGGGACCTCTCACCTTAGGACTTGGAGGTTTTGCTATAGGGCCGTTGATTATTGGAGCCTTCGATGCTATATGTAGGATAAAACTAGAGGAGGAAAAGTATAAAGATGAAGAGAATAATCAGACAATTTAA